The Drosophila innubila isolate TH190305 chromosome 2R unlocalized genomic scaffold, UK_Dinn_1.0 1_C_2R, whole genome shotgun sequence DNA window TTGATGACGCCGTCACCCGCCTGCATTACAAGCCCAAAAAGTGTCTAGGCCAAAAAGATGCCCAAATAGTTGGTACTTGaccaggcacacacacacactaacactcAAATACACTCcgatatatgtgtgtgtatgtgtgtcagtgtgtttGCCAAGACGCTGCAGGGCAAGTAaatcgctctcgctctctttttgGCTTCCCAAAAGTACATACTTtatatctgtgtgtatttGAGTTTCGACTAAATTTGTTGGCCAAGCTGTCGCCTTCAAATGCGCCgtcatttaaactttattcttTGACTCATTTTTGCtgattttcttgttgttcttgttgctaaCAAATCAgcacatttacatttacatttacatttggcATTGCATACGATTTTTGGGCTTTTTCGCAGCTTCGCCAAATGGCTTCGGCTAATGGCTGAAAGTTAAGTTCGAGTTAAGTTTCACGCCCCTTTGGAGACTGGCACATTATGATTGTTTGGCATATTTTAATGATGCCATTGGGCTTAATGAAATTATCGTAAGTCCTCTTCTTCCATTCCCAAATTATGCCCAGTTTTCTTCAGCAAGAACACACAGTTCGTTAGTTAAGTATGCATATGACGTACATTTATGGCTCGTTTTGCATGCATGACCAGCTTTCGAATGGCCTTCTTCACTAAAGTCGCTCTTTGCACTTTGgccaaaattgttttttttttttatcttattttcttACCTTTACTTACAGCGTGAAATTTTACAGTGTAAAGTGTTTCCGCAGGTGGCAGGATGGAATCTTACGCTGCTCTGACGTCATTCGCAGGCAAATTTAGTTGTTTAACCTATTGCCAAAGCGAGAGacatagagagaaagagaggtaGAACGAGAGGCTGTAACACGGCTTTAAGTTGGCCATTGGCTCGTTGTTTTATTTATCGTTATTATCGCATGGAACTTGAGTGGGTTCTCGCTAGGGCGTGTCCTGATAACCATAAACCCACGCTCGACTGGACTCTGATGTAAGACTATTGTTTGCAGATACTTAAGCGCTCTTGATTTGCCAGTCACCAAAGTAGTTGAATggattaataaatattaaactctAAACTGCTCCATCTTAAAGCAAAAGCCTTAGTTTGAATGGGAGCTCTCGCTTTATAAGCCGTTATTTAGCAATTCACTGATTGAAGTAATCCATCAATCATCAACAATCTTTCTAAATCAGTTATTGGCAGTTCGAGTACATGGTAATTACTCGATATGTTTCATACGTATTGCAGTTGATTCAcagtgcgtatgagtaatgatTGTTTTTGGAGTTGCGAGTACATTCTGAAATAATGAACTTATTTAAAGCATATTAATTAAGCCTATTCAAATGATTTGTTCAGTTTTATCTGCGTTCAATTAgagttatttcaatttatatcgaaatattggCTACATAAAGCTAGAATGAAAATGGattagaataaaatttaacatacatttatttaaattttaataagtttttaagtttaaattcagcttttatttttattaaacaagtGCAGTTTTCAAAGCGATAAACTCAATTGGATAGCACTCAGTTTATGTGTGTGCCAAAAGGATtcacatataaattatatgcaaATGTAGAGCTTATCACAAAGTCATAGCATCTCTGGGGTTAGCCACTGATTGATTTACCGCTCACTGTCACAGGGGGAAACGAGAGGAGGCATGGCGACACTGTTGATGCTGTGCAACTAACCAACTTGTCAGTTGATGCAGCAAATGCTCCCGCAATTTGCCAACCCAACGAAACCCCAACAGAACTCAACCAATATTCATGCTCCAATTGCAGTTTTCAAACAATGCCAGGCCAGACCAGACCagtgtgtgtttatatttaaCCGACGATGTTGCCCCAAACACACCCACATTGCCTGACTGCCCTTTGGGGGCGTTCCCAAGGGGCAGGAGTGTTTTGCGTTGGCCTGGACAAGCTGCATCATCAGCACAAAAGAAAGGATCGACTGTTGGCTGTTGTCACGATGTAACCACTTGCCTCAAGTGGATGCTACACTACCTCCCCCCTCTTATCTCTGCCAACTATTCACTCCTCAGTTGCCTCGTTAATCATGCGAATTATGCATGAAAGTAGAGTACTTAATTTCAATTGTCTCAACAACAAacgacaacaagaacaagaacgtCGACAACGTCGGCAACGTCAAGCAGTTTCGATGTGACCTACCAATACACTTGAagaaattttctatttacacTTGACTGCACCAGGGAGGGTTGCATACTTATTACATTCGGGTGCCCTGGGAGTAAAATTTCCCTGCGCAGCATGaagcgctctctctctctctctcgctctttctctcattTCAAtacgttctctctctctttctgtctcgcTCTCTTTTGATGGCTCTCCTTCTCTGTCTAGCTTCTTGGGCTTTCACGCCTTTGTCAATTTGCAGCAACTTGTGCGCTCGTTTGACTTGGGTTCAATTGTTTGTGATTGTCGCAACGTTGcgctatatgtgtgtgtgtgtgtgtgtgtgagtgtctctgtgtgtgtgtgtgtacttgaACAGAGTTGTCAGCTGTTTCGCTTGCATTGCTCCCCGCTCTTctgtcactctctctctctctctcgctctttatCTATCTCCTGTTTGCTCTTACACGCTGTGCTGCCCATTATtacacaatttatatttttttaggtGTGGTTTCTGCGGCGACAGCGTCTGCATGACTCCCACAAACCGGCCACGCCCCAAGCCCTTGCAATTCATTCTCCTTCACGCTCTCCTCCGTTCCGCCATTCATCCACATCGCCTGCAGTTTTTAATCAATCATTTTAAACTATAGAATTTACACGCCAGGGGGCGCAGCTGTCGCTTGgctttgaaaacttttgcattGCATAGTTTTAGGCGGCCTGCGGCGTTGCCTGTTCAACTGGAACTACAAATACAACTACAGCTataacaacagttgcaacgaCTGGGCCTTGTCCCGGTTTCTATTCTGCCATTTTTTATGTGCCATCATGTGCCACACAATTTGCACTTGAGGCAGCACAGTGGGACAACtcgtaaatattaaatgaaaatgctataaatcataaatcaagtattgattaaaagtataatttgtttaataatgctTTATTGCAAAACGACAAAggaaattaaatggaaatttatttCCCTTATTCTGAAATAGTGACAAATTTAGAATTATTCTTGACAAAGTAGAATTAATTAATGCTTTCAAAGGATCTTGctagtgaaaatatttgtttaatattttgtgcTTTACTTATTGGTTGAAGTTTACATTTCTAGCATGGTCGTTTGGCTTAAAATGGTTTAATGTGCTAACTTGCTCTGATGatcttattaaattgtatatctTGTGTCAGTGTATATTTTaacttcatttaattttactatttgcttgTTCTACTTTAACTGAGGTGTCGCTTACTAAGATTGCTCCGTGTATTGTATTAGTTGAAAGAAGTAAGAGTTTAAGCtttaaagcaaagcagctttgaacttgtttcaattttgcaCGTTTTGACTGttctttgatttaaaaagatttaatgAACTACTTTGCTCGCAACTTTTAAGATAATTTGATTTACAGCAAACAAATTCTCTATTTGAAgattgcaacttgcaaccacACACAGCACAACACATTAATTGAGttgtaaacatatttttagcatttttttttagaattttttcaatttgtttgggAAACGGCCCACATTTGTTCCACTGTGCAATTTGGTCTAAAGCTTTCATACTCTCTGTGCGTTACTTTGTGCCGCTTGTTGACATTGCCagtttatgcaaatttgcgGCAATTAATCGCAGCCAGCAACAGAAAGAGTCAAGTGCAAAACAAACGAAACCAATCCAAACCGATTCTGCAACGCGCCTCGTACAAAACTaaaacagtaacaacaaaaccaacaaaaccagcaaaagccacaaaaacaaaacaaaacaaaacgaaatatGGCCTGGGGCTATTGGTCCGCCACAACAGTGGATCGTGGACGTTCGCCGCGCCGACTGACGCAGTGCACCCCGTTGCCCGTAAATCTCGTacagcaggaggaggaggaggagcagccaCCGCCCTgtctgccacaacaacaacagcagcagcatcagcaacaacaacaacaacagcagcagcagcagcaacagtcgcaGCAGTCACAGACCTGCCCCAACACACCCTCAGCCAATCAACAAGGCGGCGGCACACTCTGCTACAGTCCGACATGCCGTTCACGCTGCTCCAGCCCGTGTCCGGGCTCACCATGCGGCTCCATAACGCCGCCGCCTCCGCCGTTGCTCACGTCCTCGCAACAGCATCTTCATCAGCACTCGAACAAGAATTGCCCGGCCGCACAGCAGTTGCTCACGCATCTGGACTATGCGGCCCGGAGGCAATCGCTGGATCAGCTGGACAGTCCGCAGGTACTGAACACGGTACTACATAGATCAGGGAACCGGAGCTGTACATGATTCGAACCGTAAAAGTTCCGTGaactgttaaatttttaactgaaaaattttttgaacaatttaaataaaatttaaatgcaaaacaaaaaaagattccaaaccatgatcaaaatgacattccgcttgaaaatcggtacagttttgtcaaggttatgacagtttaaatttactcacgcctctgatctagcaactttacaagtcaaaattttctttaattttgacatgattttttacaagaaaatgaaagcagtcagaatcaaattttaggtgttgttttatactaattacgatataaggagttgattaaaagtaaaaacttgagatttaaaattttgaattttcaaaatttcaaagggtccccccttaccatccaaatcgaatcttggtcgaaaataattaatttttcgaaatgaacaaaacttgaatacagaatgaatatagaggccaaaccatgatcaaaatgacattccgcttgaaaatcggttgagttttgtcaaagttatgacagttcaaagttgctcaatCCTCTgaccaagcaactttacaagtcaaaatatttcttcagtttgacatgattttttacaagaaaatgaaaggtctcagaatcaaattttaggtgttgttttatactaattacgatataaggagttgattaaaagcgaaaacttgagatttaaaattttgaattttcaaaatttcaaagggtccccccttaccatccaaatcgaaccttggtcgaaaataattaattcttcgaaatgaacaaaatttgaatacagaatgaatatagaggccataccatgatcaaaatgacattccgcttgaaaatcggttgggctttaacaaagttatgacagttcaaagtagctcaagcctctgatttagcaactttacaagtcaaaattatttttaattttgacatgattttctAGTTTAAAGTATATTCATGATTCGCTGTGAAAtggaattgaaaataatgaGCATAGGAgatttattaagtttgtttaaaaggTATTAAAAAACGGCTGAAAGATCACTTTGAGATTGGAGtactaatttaaatcaatgaGTTCCGAAACTACGAATGTTGTAAATCATGAACAGCTCTTAATGGATTTGATCATTTAAACTGATACTTGCTCTTCTGTCATGGCAGTCGAAGTACTTTGATATCCAGGCCAATCAGCTGTCGGACATCATGTGCCGCGGCGCAGTGGTCAGTTCCATACAATCGGCGAACAATACGCTGACCAGAGGCGTCTCGTTGCACAGTCGGAGTGGCAGCGCCCATGGCAGTCATCATAGTCACAGTCATCATGGCAGCGCTCACGGCTCACTAGGCTGTCTGCAGGGAGGCGtgggagttggagttggagtcggtgtcggtgtcggAGTGGGCACAGGCAGCACTGGAAGCATTGGAATGATGTCCGCGAGTCATATAGATACGGGTGATTACGATGtgccgcatccgcatccgtaTACGCATCATTATATGCAGACAACAGCCTCAGTGACGCCACCGCATGCGACGCTAAGCAGGCCAGGATCGGCGGGTGCCGTCTGCACCGGTCATGATTCTGGCTCGGATTCGAGTCAGGGCTGCGGTGGTTCCATAATGGGTGGCATGCTGGTAATGGGCCATGCTGGCCATATGGGTAGTCTGGGCCATCACAGCACCGGCAGCGGTTCCCTGGGCCGTTGCTCCAGCCGCTGTCACAACACAACCACCACCGATGACTCGGGCGGTGGCAGTAGCGGTGGTGGAGGTGGTGGTGTCGGTGTTGGCATTGGTCTTGGTATTGGCGGTGCCACGGTTGCTGTTGGCGGCCCTGGCATGCTCATGGACTATCATCATGGCCATCACAGTGGCAGCGCTGGCAGCGGCCTCAATGGCTGTGGAGGCGGCGGTAGCATCGCTGGTGGCAGCATTGGCGGACGCAGCAGCGTCCTGGGCACCATTCACAATGGCCAcggtcatcatcatcagcaataCCATCACGAATGCATACACTATGAACGCTTGCCCATTCCCGTGCCCATTCCCACAGTGCCCATGGGCgtaacgcaacaacaacaacagcaacagcaacaacatcagatGCCCTCACAGCATCAGCTACAGTCGGAGGAGGAGATTGAGCCGGCCTACGCAACAggtaattgtgtgtgtgtgtgtagttttaTTGATCAAAAGCGTTTTGAGAGAATTCATTTGAAGACTCCATGAACTAGTTTGAGCACATGTGAATCAGTtcacaaacagacaaaaattaacttaaaatgaGTTTTGATATGAGAATGTGGAACGGGCTTAAGAATGatgaaattaagttttaaattaaaataaatgaattaaaataataaaattaaaataaaatttcattaaaattaaaataaattaaatagaattacattaaatttaaaataaattaaataaaatttgattttatttgaaatattcaaactcttgtttttttttgtgaacttttaagtttaatctaacaaatgcataaatagttatattacaaattattactTTATCATTAGAAATATAATAGCAATATTGCATTATTGTACATGACAAATAGATCActttactataaatatattccaCATGAACGAAATTCTTCTAGGAATACAtgtaacgaatttaaaaactaataattatatttaaagtctCCTATTCTTagtaatattattgttgtaatgataaattatacttaaatttatgcttacttttaattaagtctcattaaatttcttaataaaattgtaattaatttatttgttaaatttttattaatttattatgtattaatatatttcttttagttCTTGgctttataataattaaaaaattgctattgctgtacgaataatttttattttcttggttttttaaCCAATTTCCATCCCTGATCTTATCGCTTGTGGTATTCGTTGCGCTCTCACTTGCTCCCAATTAGGTTTCCACTCATCGTTCAATTCTTGTGACAATTCAATAGCCACTTGAagctgttgtttttcttttgtgttgtgcttttttttgatttctgtTCTTTGGCTCGCATTTGGTTGGCTCAGTTCGCAGTCGAAACCCGCGCGGTGACAACGCCTCGCGCGTGCCGaagtcaacaaaaatataaacaaaatacaaatgagaaaatattgtgttgttattatttgtacATAATTTGTTTTGGCGCTTGCTTTAAGTATTTGTAATTGAGAGCAGTGTTTTGTGTGTCGCCTCTTGCCGCTGTCTGACCTGCGTTGAACTTGCCACCAAGATGATCATCTGGAGCGGTTTCTGTGAGGCGGCTCAAATTTACAGTACACAAACAGCGACTTTTATGAGTGGTGGAGTCTCGTGTTAGTATCGATCTCAGCGATTGAGGCACTTAAAGTGTCAATAGAAGTGTCAGTCTGTTGGTCTGATACCATTTAAGGGCGTGAGATCAGTGTTTAGTTATTTTTGAATCAATAACTGTCATTAATtgaagtttaaataaattgtggaCTGCGTGtggaatttgtttttgctttataATATGTGGTAATATAATGTTGATAGCTAATCGATTGCCTTATTATGAGCTAGTAATAAAATGTGTGGAAATTAcgcatttttagaataaatatttCCCATACGTTCCACATAGATTCCACAAGTATCCGTGCGACCTTCACACCTGTTGCCCCGTTGTCAGTTCAATGACTAACCGAATGCATAACTCAGCTAcattctacacacacacacacacatacacacacagacacttgGCTTATATTTCCCAATATTTCTATCCAGTCTATAAATTTGCTTGTTATCTTCTGGCCAAGCTTTTAGTATAGGTATGAGTAGCTACAACaacacaataacaacgacaacaacaactagaaacCAAACAAATTTTGTCATCCATATCACAATGCCGCTGATAAGAAAGGCAAAGCAATAGTTTAGCTCTTCTCAGCTGGGCCCATAGAACCCTTTGTTAgtatgtaaaatatatgtataaatgtgtttatatatagataaggGACGTACGTACGAGATATGCAAGTAGTCAATAGTTGATATTAGAAACAGGAAATTCTAGGTCAATGCAAGACAAGGGGCCAATATGGCCAGACTGTCACAATTTGATGGCCTTGTCCCAAGTCAAATGTTGAACCCTGAACAGTTGGGCAACTAATTGAATATGAGTGATAGATAGAACATCAAAACTCTTGATATGAACAATTGAGCTCAATTGAGACGGACACTGAATCGTTTTGTCTCTTTGGCTCTACCcggaaaacttaattaactGTGGCAATTACTTGGAAAAACTTCTCAAAGAGTGCAGTGCTCTCTcaatctgtctctctcttcttttttattctgactgtatttgtattttgtatatggTGCGTGGCCGTTTCAGAGATAAGACACAACCGACTACCATTTGCTGGGTTCAGTCTCAGTCATGGAGTTGGTTCTGTCATGTTAACAAACCACACATCAGGCACACTAACAACAATCCACGGCAAATGTGGCTGGGCAGAAATCCGTTTataagtaaaaagaaaaagaaatataacacaaaaattacttttgctcggcaattaaattgataaggCCAGGCCCCATCATGGGCAAATCAACTGGCCGTAAGCATGACAATAAACTGAATCTAAATCAATTCCCTCTTTATTCACCTGCTTCTTTAATCTTATTCTATTTTCAGTATTTCCGAATGTTCCTCAAGCACCGGGCCTGTCCTGTGATGGCGAAGATCGTAAGTATCTCACCttagtttgtttattaatgAACTTTCAGTCGCGTTTGTTTATCGAAATtccacatttttattataggaAGCATCTACAGAAGGGGAGCGCGTCGTTGGCGAAAATTATATCGCGTCAATGGACACATTTTCCAGGCCAAGCGTTTCAATCGCGTAAGTAACAaaacacacatgta harbors:
- the LOC117784924 gene encoding atypical protein kinase C isoform X4, with product MAWGYWSATTVDRGRSPRRLTQCTPLPVNLVQQEEEEEQPPPCLPQQQQQQHQQQQQQQQQQQQQSQQSQTCPNTPSANQQGGGTLCYSPTCRSRCSSPCPGSPCGSITPPPPPLLTSSQQHLHQHSNKNCPAAQQLLTHLDYAARRQSLDQLDSPQANQLSDIMCRGAVVSSIQSANNTLTRGVSLHSRSGSAHGSHHSHSHHGSAHGSLGCLQGGVGVGVGVGVGVGVGTGSTGSIGMMSASHIDTGDYDVPHPHPYTHHYMQTTASVTPPHATLSRPGSAGAVCTGHDSGSDSSQGCGGSIMGGMLVMGHAGHMGSLGHHSTGSGSLGRCSSRCHNTTTTDDSGGGSSGGGGGGVGVGIGLGIGGATVAVGGPGMLMDYHHGHHSGSAGSGLNGCGGGGSIAGGSIGGRSSVLGTIHNGHGHHHQQYHHECIHYERLPIPVPIPTVPMGVTQQQQQQQQQHQMPSQHQLQSEEEIEPAYATVFPNVPQAPGLSCDGEDRSIYRRGARRWRKLYRVNGHIFQAKRFNRRAFCAYCQDRIWGLGRQGFKCIQCKLLVHKKCHKLVQKHCTDQPEPLVKERAEEASDPMPVPLPPLPYEAVGGATESYDTHEDAHIVAPPPPEDSLEPATQRQYSLNDFELIRVIGRGSYAKVLMVELRRTRRIYAMKVIKKALVTDDEDIDWVQTEKHVFETASNHPFLVGLHSCFQTPSRLFFVIEFVRGGDLMYHMQRQRRLPEEHARFYAAEISLALNFLHEKGIIYRDLKLDNVLLDHEGHIKLTDYGMCKEGIRPGDTTSTFCGTPNYIAPEILRGEDYGFSVDWWALGVLLYEMLAGRSPFDIAGASENPDQNTEDYLFQVILEKTIRIPRSLSVKAASVLKGFLNKNPADRLGCHRESAFMDIVNHPFFKVIDWEMLERKQVSPPFKPRLDSDRDLANFPIEFTGEPVQLTPDDDHVIDNIDQSEFEGFEYVNPLLMSLEDCV